Genomic window (Primulina eburnea isolate SZY01 chromosome 8, ASM2296580v1, whole genome shotgun sequence):
TCGCACAATTcttctaaattgaaaataatttagtGTTAACTCTTaagtattatttgatcaaacttaaaataataataagagaTATAACACATATGCATcttttattaataaatattaagttTCGAAATGTCTTTTTCGATTTTCATTCGAGTGGATGAAAACAAAAAAGAGGATgtcaaataaatttatatttaaagccGTACCATTTGACATTCAAGTAGACCGTAGACTACTTAAAAATAAATGcatcatattttattttggagaaatcaaacacaatattttgttgttttcgccataaatattattatatttctcAGAAAAATATTTGGAGAAATCCCTCAAGAAAAACCACCCATGGATGTTACCAGGTTGGGCATGTCCCGAACCGGATAAGACCGGTTCTAAATTGTGGTTCAATGGATATCCTAAACAACCAATAACTCAAATATCTTTCGAAATATGTCAATTAATAGATAGAACTTTGGAAGAAATCTCTCATGGACCATGATACAAGAGCTTCGAATGTCAATGGCAAGTGACTCGAGCTTCTGCTTTCCTTATGTTGGCGCTCTCAAGTTCCGCCAAAACTAACCTCTTTGCTTGATTTGAATAGATTAACTGGTTTCGAACTTGTAACACATCTTCCTTTGCTTCATGTAAAAGCTTTTTGTTGAGTTCTTAAGCTTTTCTTTCAAACCCGCAACTTCTTTATGTACATCTCTCGTCTCTTGATTAGCGCCAGTCAGCTGAGCACCCATGTCCACTAGCTTCGCCTCCATCTGCTCGAGTTGATCTTCTGATTTCTTAAGATGAATCTGGCACTCGGTCAGAGACATCTCAAGATTTATTTTCTCTGAACCCATTTTCTAAAATTTCTCTTCCGGTTCAGCGGTCCAATTAATCATAGCTCCAAGTTCACTTTTCACATGATACCGTGCCAGGGGGTTTGCCAACACTCTGTGTCTCCGGGAATGCTACTATACTCTCCATCTCAAGAAAATCATTCATGAGATCAAATCTCAAACGCAGGATTCATCAGACTTCTTTCTTAAGACTTTCTCCGCCATAAccaatttcttccatctgacAAACACACCAACTTTACACTCTTGTATGACAAACTTCCCTTCAATTTCAACCTCTATTTTGCCACCACAAGTCAAAACCAGTTCCATGTCTACATTGGACACCATTCAGTCCGAGGTTCACAAAAGTTTCATCTATGAACCTAACTCAGCGTTCTTCAATTTCTCCCCTTGAGACACCTTAAGAAAGTGCATgccagaaatcaagaaaaagaaaacataaACCATCAGTTTAAATCGACTGACTAATCCGAATATGAATCAAGCCAATCAGGAACTCTGATCAGCTCAGGATATCTAGAATATTAataaaagaaataattttttttttctcaataaCTATAAGATAATAAAGGCCGGATAAAAATTCCAGCAGGAAATCAATCTTTTCTTAGAAATGACGCCTCAACCAACGTACCGCAACAAAAATCTGGAATGATTTTACCACTCAGGTTTTAAATCACATGATTTGAGATGCAAACCATTTTTTGACAATAAATCCATCTATGATGTGCAACTTTCAATTCCCCACCGCTatcatcacacacacacacacacactcttacGGACAGAAAATGATGGAGACGAACAGTCACTTGGTGGCACTGCATCAATAAATATCTTCAAATAAGACCGAGAAATAAGGTTGACCCACACCAAATGGTgtactttaaataaataaaaaaaatcactgAAGAAAATACCACAAATGAATTAATGCAAGTAAGCAAAACAGAGCATCATCCCACCTGTAAAGGGCCTTTCTTGGCTCATTTGCACGCAAAATCAAACACAAGGATGCATATAATTTCGTAAATCTAACATGATAACTCAAGATTTAGAAACATCTTTGAGGAAACGTGGAGCTCAAAGACCGCAAACCACAGGAACAGAAGCAAGTAGAATGTTCGGGTTATATATGAGTTCAAATGGTGCATAAAACAAAAGCATTCAATAATTTCATGGGTCAGATTCTTTCGTATATTCACCGAACTTGGGTCGAATGATAACAATTCTATTTTCATTCAAATCATTAATGCTTGTTTTATTATAAAATGTTTTCTAGTCAAATATTTGGATCCGATAAATCCATTTTATCTGAATGTGACGATGaaagatatataatatatttttttattaatgaatCGAGTTAGAACAATCTAGAGGCAAAATCATGTTATATGTATAAACCTCTCCATCTCAAAAAATCATGTTTTACATATAAACTATGTTTCACATTCTTATTCGAcccaatttaaatcaaaatccttcagttTCATCAGCCACTTTTGTGTGTCTTGGGAAACAAAGGTTTTAGATGGTATCTTCTCCAGGCCATTTATGTTATAAGATCCAAGAAATTCGGTCTTCTTTTCTTTGGAAAGAGCAGCTTGTCTGTTCGGGTGCCTCACTTTGAGTGACAGAAGGCGGGATACTTCATGAAGCCCTCCCCATTTTTCCAGAGCACGAGCAATGTCATATCGTCCTTCAAGAAACAAAGTCAGAGAACCATATTTCTCAGATTTAGCAAGGTTAAAAGCTCAAATACAGTGTTCTTTTTATGTATTTAGCTTAGCCATGCATATAAGAACCGATTTAAGATTCAAGAATAATTATCAGGATATTAAGAATCAAGATTAATCAGAGGTATGATATTTATTGACGTTTCTGCATGAATTGCGCAGACAACTACACATGTTAAATGAAGCTATCTCATGATCATATTGATTCTTCAAATTGTGATCACTCATTTCCTAGGATTAAGAAGCAAGATGAGCATTGGTACAGTACAGTGTTAAATTGTAAAATAGTAGTCTTGATAATAAAAGAGGTGATGTTTTCAATACCTGCACGTTCAAAGGATTTTCTGCTGGGCATGAATGACAGATCCATACCCCAGTTTTTTTGGAACCGATTTATCTGTGATATAAATGAACAGTTATAACCACAATCGTCCAAACTTTTTTGCATGCATCTTTTCAAGGCATATATGCAACAGGAATTGACTTTAAAATACTCGGTAAGCATAAAACATTATCCCACTTTTAAGAATGTTTTTCAGAAGCATAAAAAACATCAAGGATATGATAGAAAGGGTAAAGCAAAACACATAATTAATCACTCAcctcttcttccaaattttcaagatcgTCCCAGTACCCTTTTGGTTTCCGGTGTTTATAGGCAAGGGACAAGTTCATCAATGAAGCAATTTTTCTAAAACCCCCCATGCGTGTAATTGCCTTCTCGATGTCAACACGACCTTGCCTCCGTAGTTGCTTTCTCAAGGGCATAAATCCTTCCTGCCCATGTTCAGAAATGAATTTCAAGAGCTCAGATTTAAGAACTTCAGCATCTGTCTGCAAGCCAAGAATCTTAGATCTTTGTCTCGATGAACTTGCACTGCTGCAATCAGAAATCTTGGCAGGAGTAGCATCAATATCCGAGCTTTCGTTACTTGGTGAAGTAATCTGTTCCTCTATTTTACCGTCACGGTTGGGTCTCTCTTGTTCATGTCTGATCTCCTGTTTCTCTACATAATTTCTGATGGCACACAAATTTGAAGGAAGATCTTCATAAATGACCTACATCATTTGAAATTACTATAAAGATGATTCTTCTCGTATTGGTCAGCCTTCCTGAGAACAAGACTGGAGGATTTACGAATTTTTTTCTCTGTTTCGGATATGTTCAAATTAGTAGTGCAAAAAATCTTACATAAGTATGTTCTGCGGCAGTGGCAGCAGCACTGGTGGCAGGGGTGGAGGTACAGGAAGTGGAAGCACCGGTGGTTGGGGTAGTGGTGGTGGTAGTGAAACCGCTGATGgtggtggtggaaatgtcagtGGCTGGGGAGTCAGCGGTACTGAGAAAGAAGGTGGAGGTGGGTGGGGGCAGGGAAGTGATGCAGCAGGTAATTCAGGATGGGCAGTAACACGAAGAGCTCAGAAGCTGGTAAAGGAGGGTGGTGCTTTGATTTTCCTACTTTATTACCTCAATTAGCATtctatttcatcattttaaaaaaaagtatgTTCTGCAGATTATACCAGCATAAAAAACACAACACTTGCATGAAGCTTCATATTTTTACACATAAAGCAATGTAAATGAAAAGGCATGGCGTTGGCCAGAGGATTTTAGATGACCATTCTAAGCAATCAGATAAACATTTATGATACAGTAATCCTTCTTGGCATGTTGGTCATGAAGAGTTCAAAATTTGAAACATGTAGTGATTTTTCCACAACAGTACTGCATTAAAGATGCAGTTTCGCATTAACGAGAATGCTAAACAGAAGCAATAGATACAAACCTCTTCCATGATAGCTTCAGAGAGAAATGAGTTTTTATGCATTTTTGACTCTACTAAATACTTTAGCAGAGTGTGGTGACTTCCTAATTTCTCCAAAATCCATTTCCCCCGAAATGCATTAAAGTCTCCTTCAACCTGCTCAAAGCTGATTTCTTGCTCAAGATGTTCACACAAATCAAGAACAGCACGTGCATGGAGAACCATGTAAAGCAAACCCTTGCATCCTTCCTGAGCCATAAAACATATGTTTCTTGAAATCTCAAAACATACATTTATAGAAAACAACATTGACTAGGCTGTTTACATGTGAGATACAAAATGAAGGGGAAGATGAGAGCCAAACTAATTAATAACAATAAATggagataaaaataaaaataaatcaatctTGAGAAAACTAGGATCCCTTCTCAGAAGACTTGATATCAGATCTCCCAAAAAATTTAAAGCGCACAGCCAAAATTGGAACTTTCTGGCACTTAATTTAATCATGGAAGACAGAGTACTCCAAGCAAGCTTCAGAAATATCTAGGCTTACATAAAACTGAGATATCCTTCAAAGTGCACATGAATATTCCTAATGCACAAATCAATCTCTTAGAACTCAAATATCAATAAGAATTATCAGTATCGTTTTCACGTTTTCATTGCTCTTCATGTATCAGATGTCATGAATTCTTGAATTTGAAAAACAGTAAGCCAATCACAATTTACGGTTTAGAGATTCTAAAGAGATGGATCCTCCTTGGTCGTTGcatgaaataaaaggatttCTAGCCAGGAAACAGCACCACTGTAAGAATCGTGAGCCTCACAATTCAGTCAAAGCAGCCAATCACCCCATAGCCACTACACTCCTCAGAAACTATTTTACTTGGCCATGCATTTTCTTCACGGACAAAGTGATGGTTGTGTTCCTAAACTATTGCCTTAAGGCTAACGGATACTATAGGAACTTATAGATACCACAGCAGTACCAAGAAATGATATTATACTCTACAAACAAGGATTATGGAAGATCATACTAGTTTTAATTAGATATTTGACAGCCAGGGGTGAATCCAACAGAGATCAAATGAGATATTTGGTAATTTCACGTAAATTTTTAAAGATTCAAATTTCCTCCCCCAAAACCATTTGAGCAGTCCAACTCTCGCATTTTTCTCAAAAGAAAAAGTGTGCGTTTGAATGATATCTGTAAAGCTCGAGAGGTATCCTGCTTAACAAAAATTTCTCATTGGAGTACAAAATCATTTAAGAGCTTACTTATTGACACACATGTGTGAGTTAAAATGACACGTCCACTAGCATCAAGTAGTATAATTTTATGAATGAGTTTCATTCATTCATTAACATGTCAAGCATCTGATATTCCACCATTTTTACATAAGATTGATAGGTTCTTAAGATGCCCACATAAAGAGCCGAAAACTCCTTTGCTCGATATATAGAAGTCTAGCGTATCAAGAAGCTTCAAATATAtcgttttttgaaaaaataagaaatttcTTTTCAGCGCCCTTCCCACACATCAACTTTCTCAATGCTTTTGTCAGCCCCTGAATAATTAAAGTAGGTCTATTTTTTCCAGTGAAGTATCACTATAATCTCGTATACAACAAGGTAAATTGTACCTGGAGAATGCGGACTTTATTGTTTTCTCGAGATAAAACCTTGCTGATAGCTAGATTTGGAACTATCCTGTGGTAGTTTCAGGAGCAAATAAGATAATAGAACTTCAGTACAAACACATAGCTCCAAACTGATTAATTTCTCACATAACCATAATATGAGCGGCAAACCAAATAACAGGTAACGGAAAATTTAATAACAATCAGTAGAGTCACGGATTTGCAAAGTCAAAACAATAAACTTTCAGACAGTCCTTAAATTGGAATGCTGTACAGTAGTAATTAGAAGAAATTCCATCATTTATGGTAATTGATGTGAGACTTTTTGGTgaagtttagaatatacaggcTTTCAGTCAAGTTGCAGAAAATAATTTCCTCAAGGGCTTACTCAGGAAGACTTTCGTAAGCTGTGAGAACATTCCATACTTCACGAACTGGAGCTTTTACAGTTATGCAGGCAAGGACACACCTATGAACACCTCCATCTTCCTTCATTAAAAAATGAATCCGTTAAAAAGATTAACAAAAGGTTAACCAAATAACTAAATGGTAAAGCTATTGTTATTAAAAGACAATATATCTCGGGTTCGAGTCACGCATGTGTTAGCCTGAACTtttctatttaaaaatttacaatCAAGAATAATTTTACTAATGATGGTGAGTGAACGGTTACAGCACTCGTCAATACCAGTAAGCCATCAAATCTACGGAGGTGAACCTCGTCCACCATGCATGGTCTGTCAATCGGACAAGACTTCCCAAAGATTCCCCAGTTAGCGTTTAATTCACCAGTTGAAGGGAATAACGGACCAAAGGAAGCTTTTACAGCTTTCTTCACAATGACTGCATCATCACTGCTTCCAAGAGCAAGAGAATGCAAAGAAGACTCGTTCATGGGATTATGAAAGAGAACTGTATTCTgatttccttcaaaatcactTTCTGATCGGCGTGCTATGGCTCGAAGATTTGTAGGAAGATCAGATCTAATAATCCTCTCCAGAAATATTGCAGGGAAATTGAACCTTGGTATGACTTCCACTTCATAACTTAAAGTTGTGGTCGGAGACCTGTATAACACAAGGAtggaaacaaaaaaatatagaaAGAAGAAATGAAAAGTGTAACCGAATGTAAAGGAAATTATTTACTTCCAGCTCAATCATTCTATATTTTACCGGTAATTAAAGGAACAGAATGATAATTTAATGTGTTGAGCGAATGATATTGTTCTCTATGATCAAACGCTTAATGATAAATATTCAAGGAACAGATGGATGACAAGTGTATTCATGCTTATGGAAATATAACTGCGAAGTTTTCCAGAAGTAGAAAAGGATGAGAAAAATGACTAGCTTGCCTACAATATCAAGTTCTCCAACTTTTACTCGCACGACAATagaaaattttcttgaaaaacgTTTCATTTTAACATGCAACAGATAAGATACAAATGAGAATGAGAAGAAAAATAATCCTACCCATTTTGAGACTTAACAGACCATTTGCCTTCAAATTTCTTGAAATCTCCATCCACCATAGAAAAGTGAAGTTGGCGGTCATTTTCCTGAATTAAAGAACAAAATGAAAGAGAGGCACACATGATTCCTTAGAGTGAAAATCATACATAAAACTGTACAGCTACAGCCTACATGTCTACCTAATACATTCATACAGA
Coding sequences:
- the LOC140838327 gene encoding uncharacterized protein, yielding MIGRCKAWHCIPTQSFYFTFKRAHKQSLVLYKDKPFLHTCIALSSFASAGTPEWNAEIIRYQNENNFVQNKKKEEDEVKVGEEEVTLGERSVQCEVEVISWRERRIKAEISVNADVGSVWNALTDYERLADFIPNLVSSGRIPCPHPGRIWLEQRGLQRALYWHIEARVVLDLQEFPNSENDRQLHFSMVDGDFKKFEGKWSVKSQNGSPTTTLSYEVEVIPRFNFPAIFLERIIRSDLPTNLRAIARRSESDFEGNQNTVLFHNPMNESSLHSLALGSSDDAVIVKKAVKASFGPLFPSTGELNANWGIFGKSCPIDRPCMVDEVHLRRFDGLLEDGGVHRCVLACITVKAPVREVWNVLTAYESLPEIVPNLAISKVLSRENNKVRILQEGCKGLLYMVLHARAVLDLCEHLEQEISFEQVEGDFNAFRGKWILEKLGSHHTLLKYLVESKMHKNSFLSEAIMEEVIYEDLPSNLCAIRNYVEKQEIRHEQERPNRDGKIEEQITSPSNESSDIDATPAKISDCSSASSSRQRSKILGLQTDAEVLKSELLKFISEHGQEGFMPLRKQLRRQGRVDIEKAITRMGGFRKIASLMNLSLAYKHRKPKGYWDDLENLEEEINRFQKNWGMDLSFMPSRKSFERAGRYDIARALEKWGGLHEVSRLLSLKVRHPNRQAALSKEKKTEFLGSYNINGLEKIPSKTFVSQDTQKWLMKLKDFDLNWVE